CCTGCGCCGCGAACTCGTCAGCCCCGCAGATGCTCGGCGATCAGGCCCAGCAGGACGAGGCAGGCGGTGTCCGTGCGCAGCGCGCGCGGGCCCATGCCGACGACCGCGAACCCGTGCCGCTGCAGCAGATCCAGCTCGAAGGGCACCCAGCCGCCCTCGGGCCCGACCGCGAGCAGGACCCGCGCCGGCGCCCGCC
The genomic region above belongs to bacterium and contains:
- a CDS encoding RsmE family RNA methyltransferase, yielding MLAVGPEGGWVPFELDLLQRHGFAVVGMGPRALRTDTACLVLLGLIAEHLRG